One window of Mesorhizobium loti R88b genomic DNA carries:
- a CDS encoding DUF1467 family protein yields MSWISFTALFFATWWVVLFVVLPFSVRTQDDDHDVTLGTVASAPRGPHMLRAVIRTTIVTAILMGIFYGLTHGLGYSVDDLARIMPDFGPAK; encoded by the coding sequence ATGAGCTGGATTTCGTTCACCGCCCTGTTTTTCGCGACCTGGTGGGTGGTGCTGTTTGTCGTGCTGCCGTTCAGCGTCAGGACGCAGGATGACGATCATGACGTGACGTTGGGCACGGTCGCGAGCGCGCCGCGTGGCCCGCATATGTTGCGCGCCGTGATCCGGACCACCATTGTCACGGCGATCCTGATGGGCATTTTCTACGGCCTGACGCATGGGCTGGGATACAGCGTCGACGACCTCGCGCGCATCATGCCGGATTTCGGCCCCGCGAAATAG